Proteins encoded together in one Musa acuminata AAA Group cultivar baxijiao chromosome BXJ3-6, Cavendish_Baxijiao_AAA, whole genome shotgun sequence window:
- the LOC135582828 gene encoding homeobox-leucine zipper protein HOX20-like, with amino-acid sequence MDAGEKEVKREDNNELMNKGSRHQKPMKRISSLDSFKVEGNDKSEERVRHSLLLEGTEEMEWDDELCSNGSSSLGQKKRRLSVDQVKALEKDFEVMNKLDPERKVRLAHELGLRPRQIAVWFQNRRARWKTKQLERDYGALKARHDALKLDVDALRGDKEALMDEMRALKAKLADPATPKVEEDGRALGFRDGTSDTDSSAALNEEASPYSGALLDQHHCVLETKSHCSSIFMEEDGFLRGEELCGALFSEEQAPTLPWCCTEGWE; translated from the exons ATGGACGCAGGagagaaggaggtcaaacgtgagGACAATAATGAG CTCATGAACAAGGGGAGCAGGCATCAGAAGCCAATGAAGAGGATCAGCAGCTTAGACTCCTTCAAAG TGGAAGGAAATGACAAGTCCGAGGAGAGAGTACGCCACTCGCTCCTCCTCGAGGGAACGGAGGAGATGGAGTGGGACGATGAGCTGTGCTCCAATGGCTCCTCGTCTCTCGGGCAGAAGAAGCGGCGGCTGAGTGTCGACCAGGTGAAGGCTCTGGAGAAGGACTTCGAGGTGATGAACAAGCTGGACCCGGAGAGGAAGGTGAGGCTGGCTCACGAGCTGGGCCTCCGGCCCCGGCAAATCGCCGTCTGGTTCCAGAACCGCCGCGCCCGGTGGAAGACCAAGCAGCTGGAGCGCGACTACGGCGCGCTCAAGGCCCGTCACGACGCGCTCAAGCTCGACGTCGACGCGCTCCGCGGCGACAAGGAGGCGCTCATGGATGAG ATGAGAGCGCTGAAGGCCAAGCTAGCAGATCCCGCCACACCAAAGGTCGAGGAGGACGGCCGAGCTCTTGGCTTCCGGGATGGCACCTCCGACACGGATTCAAGTGCGGCGCTCAACGAGGAAGCCAGTCCCTATTCTGGAGCGTTGCTGGACCAGCACCACTGTGTTCTGGAAACCAAGTCCCATTGCTCCTCCATCTTCATGGAAGAAGATGGTTTCTTAAGGGGAGAGGAGCTGTGTGGTGCTCTGTTCTCGGAGGAGCAGGCACCCACCCTCCCTTGGTGCTGCACCGAGGGATGGGAATGA